A single region of the Arthrobacter sp. PAMC25564 genome encodes:
- a CDS encoding glycine C-acetyltransferase encodes MYSAIKDQLQQELEEIRSAGLFKTERHIDSPQANHIKAGQIGGASADVLNFCANNYLGLADHPEIIAAAKAAMDERGFGMASVRFICGTQDLHLALEARVSKFLGTEDTILFSSCFDANGGVFESLFGPEDAVISDALNHASIIDGIRLCKAQRFRYANQDMADLEAKLIEASTQENPARRKIIVTDGVFSMDGFLAPLEAICDLAEKYDAMVMVDDSHAVGFMGATGAGTPEHAGVSDRVDIFTGTFGKALGGASGGYVSGRREVVAMLRQKARPYLFSNSLAPAIVAATLTALDLVENSGELRGRLFANAELFRNRMSEEGFELLPGEHAIVPVMFGDAVLAAKVADAMLHNGVFVTAFSYPVVPKGAARIRVQLSAAHSAEDVEACVKAFVRSREAVAGQ; translated from the coding sequence ATGTATTCAGCCATCAAGGACCAGTTGCAGCAGGAACTGGAAGAGATCCGCAGCGCGGGTCTGTTCAAGACCGAGCGGCACATCGATTCGCCCCAGGCCAACCACATCAAGGCCGGACAGATCGGCGGGGCCAGCGCGGACGTCCTGAACTTCTGCGCCAACAACTACCTGGGCCTCGCGGACCACCCGGAGATCATCGCGGCAGCCAAGGCCGCCATGGACGAGCGCGGCTTCGGCATGGCGAGCGTGCGCTTCATCTGCGGCACCCAGGACCTGCATCTGGCCCTGGAAGCGCGGGTCTCGAAGTTCCTCGGCACCGAGGACACCATCCTCTTCTCCAGCTGCTTCGACGCCAACGGCGGCGTCTTTGAGTCCCTCTTCGGCCCGGAAGACGCGGTCATCTCCGATGCGCTGAACCACGCCTCCATCATCGACGGCATCCGGCTCTGCAAGGCCCAGCGCTTCCGCTACGCCAACCAGGACATGGCGGACCTTGAAGCCAAGCTGATCGAGGCCAGCACGCAGGAGAACCCGGCGCGACGCAAGATCATCGTCACCGACGGCGTCTTCTCCATGGACGGCTTCCTCGCCCCGCTCGAAGCGATCTGCGACCTCGCGGAAAAGTACGACGCCATGGTCATGGTGGACGATTCCCACGCCGTCGGCTTCATGGGGGCCACCGGGGCCGGGACCCCGGAACACGCCGGCGTCTCGGACCGCGTGGATATCTTCACCGGCACCTTCGGCAAGGCCCTGGGCGGGGCCTCCGGCGGCTATGTCTCGGGGCGCCGCGAGGTCGTCGCCATGCTCCGCCAGAAGGCGCGCCCGTACCTGTTCTCCAACTCGCTGGCCCCGGCCATCGTCGCCGCCACGCTCACGGCCCTGGACCTCGTCGAGAACTCCGGCGAACTGCGCGGCAGGCTCTTCGCCAATGCGGAACTCTTCCGCAACCGGATGTCGGAAGAGGGCTTCGAGCTGCTGCCCGGCGAACACGCGATTGTTCCGGTCATGTTCGGCGACGCAGTCCTGGCAGCCAAGGTGGCGGACGCGATGCTGCACAACGGCGTCTTCGTCACCGCGTTCAGCTACCCCGTGGTCCCCAAGGGCGCCGCGCGGATCCGCGTCCAGCTCTCCGCCGCCCACAGTGCCGAAGACGTGGAAGCCTGCGTCAAGGCTTTCGTACGCAGCCGTGAGGCGGTCGCGGGCCAGTAG
- the tdh gene encoding L-threonine 3-dehydrogenase — translation MKALYKAGAHAGFELVDRPEPETGPADVKIRVMTTGICGTDLHIQSWDAWAQGIINAPLIAGHEFYGEVVETGEDVLDVKVGDRVSGEGHIVCGICRNCRAGRKQMCINTVSVGVQRDGAFAEYVVIPETNVWVHQDPSVTPELGAIFDPFGNAVHTALSFPLVGEDVLITGAGPIGLMAIAVARHAGARKIAITDVSAPRLDLARKLGVDLAIDVSKMRVRDAQRELGMREGFDIGMEMSGHPTALPEMIENMNHGGRIAMLGLPSQSIDIDWGKVVTHMLTMKGIYGREMFETWYAMSAMLSSNPVLHANISAVVTDALPATDWEKGFEIARAGVGGKVVLDWTGF, via the coding sequence ATGAAGGCTCTCTACAAGGCAGGCGCCCACGCAGGATTTGAGCTGGTCGACCGCCCGGAGCCGGAAACCGGCCCCGCGGATGTCAAGATCCGCGTCATGACCACCGGAATCTGCGGAACCGACCTGCACATCCAGTCCTGGGATGCCTGGGCCCAGGGCATCATCAACGCCCCGCTGATCGCCGGGCACGAGTTCTACGGCGAGGTCGTGGAGACCGGCGAGGACGTCCTGGACGTCAAGGTCGGGGACCGCGTCTCCGGCGAAGGCCACATCGTCTGCGGCATCTGCCGCAACTGCAGGGCCGGCCGCAAGCAGATGTGCATCAACACCGTCAGCGTCGGCGTCCAGCGCGACGGCGCCTTCGCCGAGTACGTCGTGATCCCGGAAACCAACGTCTGGGTCCATCAGGATCCCTCCGTGACGCCCGAACTCGGCGCCATCTTCGACCCCTTCGGCAACGCCGTGCACACCGCCCTGAGCTTCCCGCTCGTCGGCGAGGACGTGCTGATCACCGGCGCAGGTCCCATCGGGCTGATGGCAATCGCTGTCGCCCGCCACGCCGGCGCCCGCAAGATCGCCATCACCGACGTCTCGGCTCCGCGGCTGGACCTGGCGCGGAAGCTCGGCGTCGACCTCGCGATCGACGTCTCGAAAATGCGAGTCAGGGATGCCCAGCGCGAACTCGGCATGCGCGAAGGCTTCGATATCGGCATGGAAATGTCGGGACACCCCACGGCGCTGCCTGAGATGATCGAGAACATGAACCACGGTGGCCGGATCGCGATGCTGGGACTGCCCAGCCAGTCCATCGACATCGACTGGGGCAAGGTGGTCACGCACATGCTGACGATGAAGGGCATCTATGGCCGCGAAATGTTTGAGACCTGGTACGCCATGAGCGCCATGCTGTCCTCCAACCCGGTGCTGCACGCCAACATCTCGGCCGTGGTCACGGACGCGCTTCCAGCCACGGACTGGGAAAAGGGCTTCGAGATCGCCCGCGCCGGCGTGGGCGGCAAGGTCGTCCTCGACTGGACCGGATTCTAG
- a CDS encoding LysR family transcriptional regulator — protein sequence MEIHQLEMLRELGALGSVKAVAETLLVTPSAVSQQLAALQRSVEVPLTRKEGRNLVLTEAGQVLADAGAAVVSAMADARMAIGAYHGSPVAPVTLSGFHSAGQALFAPLARLLAAPGQPRILLSDEDVAQQDFPALTARYDLVLAHRMDHSPRWPEERVAVIPLAHEPLDVALPAGHRLAGQDAVTADDVVGEPWVTSRTGYSPADVLSAVAAVSSQELNIVHRINDYSTVAALVATGSVIGLLPRHTARPVLNPGIVLRPLEGISTRRRIDILARPENLKRTSVMMVCDALQTIMTELVT from the coding sequence ATGGAAATCCACCAGCTTGAAATGCTCAGGGAACTCGGCGCCCTGGGCAGCGTCAAAGCCGTCGCCGAAACCCTTTTGGTCACCCCGTCGGCGGTGTCCCAGCAGCTGGCCGCGCTGCAGCGGTCGGTGGAGGTCCCGCTGACCCGGAAAGAGGGCCGCAACCTGGTGCTCACCGAGGCCGGGCAGGTGCTCGCCGACGCCGGCGCCGCCGTCGTCAGTGCCATGGCGGACGCCAGGATGGCGATCGGCGCCTACCACGGCTCCCCGGTGGCGCCGGTGACGCTCAGCGGCTTCCACAGCGCGGGGCAGGCGCTGTTTGCGCCGCTGGCCCGGCTGCTGGCCGCCCCGGGCCAGCCACGGATCCTGCTTTCGGACGAAGACGTCGCCCAGCAGGATTTCCCGGCCCTCACGGCGCGCTATGACCTGGTGCTCGCGCACCGGATGGACCACAGCCCGCGCTGGCCCGAGGAACGCGTCGCGGTGATCCCGCTCGCGCACGAGCCGCTGGATGTCGCACTGCCGGCCGGGCACCGGCTGGCGGGCCAGGACGCGGTGACCGCGGACGACGTCGTCGGCGAACCGTGGGTGACCAGCCGCACGGGCTACTCCCCCGCGGACGTGCTCTCCGCCGTCGCCGCCGTCTCCAGCCAGGAACTGAACATCGTCCACCGGATCAACGACTACTCCACGGTGGCGGCGCTCGTGGCGACCGGGAGCGTGATCGGCCTGCTCCCCCGGCACACTGCCCGGCCGGTACTGAACCCGGGGATCGTGCTGCGGCCGCTGGAGGGCATCAGCACCCGGCGCCGGATCGACATCCTGGCCCGGCCGGAAAACCTCAAGCGCACCTCGGTCATGATGGTCTGCGACGCGTTGCAGACCATCATGACCGAACTGGTCACCTGA